One region of Streptomyces capillispiralis genomic DNA includes:
- a CDS encoding LysR family transcriptional regulator translates to MYDPTQLRTFLSVAQTLSFTQAARRLGLRQSTVSQHVRRLEEAAGRQLFTRDTHSVELTEDGEAMLGFARRILDVHEQAAQFFTGTRLRGRLRFGASEDFVLTRLPEILERFRHEHPEVDLELTVELSGTLHEQLAAGRLDVVLAKRLPEDPRGELVWHDELVWIGAPGLRLDPGRPVPLIVYPPPGITRALALRALEREGRQWRIVCTSGSLNGLLAAARAGLGVMVHSRGLIPPGLVRMPERAGLPEPGEVDFVVVHGRRRPSARGAADALAAAILAGGDRLHRGGRR, encoded by the coding sequence ATGTACGACCCCACGCAGCTGCGGACCTTCCTGTCGGTGGCGCAGACGCTGAGCTTCACCCAGGCGGCGCGGCGGCTCGGGCTGCGCCAGTCGACCGTGAGCCAGCACGTGCGGCGGCTGGAGGAGGCCGCCGGGCGGCAGCTGTTCACCCGGGACACCCACTCGGTGGAGCTGACCGAGGACGGCGAGGCGATGCTCGGTTTCGCGCGGCGCATCCTGGACGTGCACGAGCAGGCGGCGCAGTTCTTCACCGGCACCCGGCTGCGCGGCCGGCTGCGGTTCGGCGCGTCGGAGGACTTCGTGCTGACGCGGCTCCCGGAGATCCTCGAGCGGTTCCGGCACGAGCACCCGGAGGTCGATCTGGAGCTGACGGTCGAGCTGTCGGGCACCCTGCACGAGCAGCTCGCGGCGGGCCGGCTGGACGTGGTGCTGGCCAAGCGGCTGCCGGAGGATCCGCGGGGCGAGCTGGTGTGGCACGACGAGCTGGTGTGGATCGGCGCGCCGGGGCTGCGGCTGGACCCCGGCCGTCCGGTGCCGCTGATCGTCTACCCGCCGCCGGGCATCACCCGGGCCCTGGCCCTGCGGGCGCTGGAGCGGGAGGGCCGTCAGTGGCGCATCGTGTGCACCAGCGGCAGCCTGAACGGTCTGCTCGCGGCGGCCCGTGCCGGGCTCGGGGTGATGGTGCACTCACGCGGGCTTATCCCGCCGGGGCTGGTGCGGATGCCGGAGCGGGCGGGACTGCCGGAGCCGGGCGAGGTGGACTTCGTGGTGGTGCACGGCCGACGCCGCCCCTCCGCGCGGGGCGCGGCCGACGCCCTGGCGGCGGCAATCCTCGCGGGCGGCGACCGGCTGCACCGGGGCGGGCGGCGGTGA
- a CDS encoding class I SAM-dependent methyltransferase translates to MAHHHEHEQRHGHDHGDIDWAELAPLLEAQAELFTPLYERALTWLAKEVTEPGLIVDAGSGPGVISSLFAETFPGARVVAVDSSQPLLERARARAVRQGVADRFGTLAGELPEVLGELDYPADLLWASRSVHHLGDQRAALAACAERLAPGGTLAVMEGGLPARFLPRDIGFGRPGLQARIDAAEEERFSRMRAELPGSVAHVEDWPALLTSAGLHHTRSRTFLLDLPAPATDRARAYVVAALTRTREVVAEDLDADDRATLDRLLDPADPAGVHQRPDVFVLAAHTVHSAVRPV, encoded by the coding sequence ATGGCGCACCACCACGAGCACGAGCAGCGGCACGGCCACGACCACGGCGACATCGACTGGGCCGAGCTGGCTCCCCTGCTCGAAGCACAGGCGGAACTGTTCACCCCGCTGTACGAGCGGGCCCTGACCTGGCTGGCGAAGGAGGTCACCGAGCCGGGCCTGATCGTGGACGCGGGCAGCGGTCCCGGCGTCATCTCCTCCCTGTTCGCCGAGACCTTCCCGGGCGCCCGGGTCGTGGCCGTCGACTCCTCCCAACCGCTGCTGGAGCGGGCCCGCGCCCGGGCCGTCCGCCAGGGCGTCGCCGACCGCTTCGGCACCCTCGCCGGTGAGCTCCCCGAGGTGCTCGGTGAACTGGACTACCCGGCCGACCTGCTGTGGGCCAGCCGCAGCGTGCACCACCTGGGCGACCAGCGGGCCGCGCTCGCCGCGTGCGCCGAGCGGCTCGCGCCCGGCGGCACCCTCGCGGTGATGGAGGGCGGCCTGCCCGCCCGGTTCCTGCCCCGCGACATCGGCTTCGGCCGGCCCGGACTCCAGGCGCGCATCGACGCGGCGGAGGAGGAGCGCTTCAGCCGGATGCGCGCCGAGCTGCCCGGCTCGGTGGCGCACGTCGAGGACTGGCCGGCCCTGCTCACCTCGGCCGGACTGCACCACACCCGGTCGCGCACCTTCCTCCTCGACCTGCCCGCCCCGGCCACGGACCGCGCCCGCGCCTATGTCGTCGCCGCCCTCACCCGCACCCGCGAGGTCGTCGCCGAGGACCTGGACGCCGACGACCGCGCCACCCTGGACCGCCTCCTCGACCCGGCCGACCCGGCGGGCGTGCACCAGCGCCCGGACGTGTTCGTGCTCGCGGCCCACACGGTCCACTCGGCGGTGCGGCCCGTGTAG
- a CDS encoding DUF4185 domain-containing protein codes for MPDDAARARRRTGTGIALALALVLGAVLVTGLPEDDGRSPGGAGCRPRTVASVTADDALTSEFARYGDDAARTDDWTGGDGTHSVRLPDGRLLWLFSDTYLGRVHRPPNPVGESTAWRDTTAPLVRNSAVLMRDGRLEGTLPAPLFPDPAPDRWRWPVAARVEPRSPGSAERVVRVLLWVRTAGQPPWIYGVPTATEVATLSLPDLRLESVVTVHDQRRVADPSRRVLFGTTLVGEDGWTYVFGGDDGRPAARPASHAYVARVPEGGLGDPAAWEYWNGSDWQSRARPRPVLGDGRRTGVGSAFSVVRDGGTYVLFTMAAGAEGLTTVASYWSCSPTGPWHGPVEAFAPALPGDGTAAYNPQTHPELSGDGRLVLSYDVNWLETTGAAVMLSRNVSLYRPRFVTVRLGPGR; via the coding sequence GTGCCCGACGACGCAGCACGAGCACGACGGCGGACGGGGACCGGGATCGCCCTGGCGCTGGCCCTGGTCCTCGGGGCGGTGCTGGTCACCGGTCTGCCGGAGGACGACGGCCGTTCACCGGGCGGCGCCGGCTGCCGGCCGCGTACGGTCGCGTCCGTCACCGCCGACGACGCCCTGACCTCCGAGTTCGCCCGCTACGGTGACGACGCCGCCCGCACCGACGACTGGACCGGCGGGGACGGCACCCACTCGGTGCGGCTGCCGGACGGCCGGCTGCTGTGGCTGTTCTCGGACACCTATCTGGGCCGGGTGCACCGCCCGCCCAACCCGGTCGGCGAGTCCACCGCCTGGCGGGACACCACGGCCCCGCTGGTGCGCAACTCGGCCGTGCTGATGCGCGACGGCCGCCTGGAGGGCACGCTTCCCGCCCCGCTCTTCCCCGACCCGGCGCCGGACCGGTGGCGCTGGCCGGTCGCCGCCCGGGTCGAGCCGCGCTCCCCCGGTTCCGCCGAGCGGGTCGTCCGGGTGCTGCTGTGGGTGCGTACGGCCGGGCAGCCGCCGTGGATCTACGGCGTGCCCACCGCCACCGAGGTCGCCACGCTCTCCCTGCCGGACCTGCGGCTGGAGTCGGTCGTGACGGTGCACGACCAGCGGCGGGTCGCCGACCCGTCCCGGCGGGTGCTGTTCGGGACCACCCTGGTCGGGGAGGACGGCTGGACGTACGTCTTCGGCGGCGACGACGGGAGGCCCGCCGCCCGCCCGGCCTCCCACGCGTACGTGGCCCGCGTTCCCGAGGGCGGGCTCGGCGATCCGGCGGCCTGGGAGTACTGGAACGGCTCGGACTGGCAGAGCCGGGCCCGCCCGCGCCCGGTGCTCGGCGACGGGCGGCGCACCGGTGTGGGCAGCGCGTTCTCCGTGGTGCGGGACGGCGGGACGTATGTGCTGTTCACGATGGCCGCGGGCGCCGAGGGGCTGACCACGGTGGCGTCGTACTGGTCCTGCTCGCCGACCGGGCCGTGGCACGGACCGGTGGAGGCGTTCGCCCCCGCGCTGCCCGGGGACGGGACGGCGGCCTACAACCCGCAGACGCACCCGGAGCTGAGCGGCGACGGGCGGCTGGTGCTCAGCTACGACGTCAACTGGCTGGAGACGACCGGCGCGGCCGTGATGCTCAGCCGGAACGTGTCCCTGTACCGACCTCGGTTCGTGACCGTCCGGCTGGGTCCGGGACGGTGA
- a CDS encoding bile acid:sodium symporter family protein produces the protein MPIDPYILLLLGTVGLAALLPARGTGADVASGASTAAVALLFFLYGARLSTREALDGLKHWRLHVTVLACTFVVFPVLGLAARGLVPVLLTDPLYQGLLFLTLVPSTIQSSIAFTSIARGNVPAAICAGSFSSLVGIVVTPLLAATVLGGSGGGFSADSVLKIVLQLLAPFVAGQLMRRWIGSFVSRHRKVLGLVDRGSILLVVYTAFSAGVVQGVWDRVSPARLGGLLAVEAVLLAVMLLLTWYGAKALRFGREDRIAIQFAGSKKSLAAGLPMASVLFGAEASLAVLPLMLFHQMQLMVCAVIAKRRSRDPEAEVTVPDPAGRSRTEVGTGTRSG, from the coding sequence ATGCCGATCGACCCCTACATCCTGCTCCTGCTCGGGACGGTGGGGCTCGCCGCGCTGCTCCCGGCCCGCGGGACCGGCGCCGACGTCGCCTCCGGCGCCTCCACGGCCGCCGTGGCCCTGCTCTTCTTCCTCTACGGAGCCCGGCTCTCCACCCGTGAGGCGCTGGACGGGCTGAAGCACTGGCGGCTCCACGTCACCGTGCTGGCCTGCACCTTCGTCGTCTTCCCGGTGCTGGGCCTGGCCGCCCGCGGACTCGTTCCGGTGCTGCTGACCGACCCGCTGTACCAAGGGCTGCTCTTCCTCACCCTGGTCCCGTCCACCATCCAGTCGTCGATCGCGTTCACCTCGATCGCCCGCGGCAACGTGCCCGCCGCGATCTGCGCCGGCTCCTTCTCCTCACTGGTCGGCATCGTCGTCACCCCGCTGCTCGCGGCGACGGTGCTCGGCGGCAGCGGGGGCGGGTTCTCCGCCGACTCGGTGCTGAAGATCGTCCTGCAGCTGCTGGCGCCGTTCGTCGCCGGGCAGCTCATGCGCCGCTGGATCGGCTCCTTCGTCTCCCGGCACCGCAAGGTGCTGGGGCTGGTCGACCGCGGCTCGATCCTGCTCGTCGTCTACACCGCGTTCAGCGCGGGCGTGGTGCAGGGCGTCTGGGACCGGGTGAGCCCGGCCCGGCTCGGCGGACTGCTCGCCGTGGAGGCCGTGCTGCTCGCCGTGATGCTCCTGCTGACCTGGTACGGCGCGAAGGCGCTGCGGTTCGGCCGGGAGGACCGGATCGCCATCCAGTTCGCCGGCTCCAAGAAGTCGCTGGCCGCCGGGCTGCCCATGGCGAGCGTGCTGTTCGGGGCCGAGGCCTCGCTCGCCGTGCTGCCGCTGATGCTCTTCCACCAGATGCAGCTGATGGTGTGCGCGGTGATCGCCAAGCGCCGGTCCCGCGACCCGGAGGCGGAGGTCACCGTCCCGGACCCAGCCGGACGGTCACGAACCGAGGTCGGTACAGGGACACGTTCCGGCTGA
- a CDS encoding AMP-dependent synthetase/ligase, whose translation MREFTNPALPLAPPVGGLADVVFTYADEDPSYVALGRKDDSGRWRDVTSAEFRDEVLALAKGLLAGGIRFGDRVAIMSRTRYEWTLFDFALWTIGAQVVPVYPTSSAEQCCWMLYDAEVTAAVVEHEDHAMTIATVIDRLPAMRRLWQLDAGAVQELYDAGAHLDDEVVHRHRQAVTPDSVATIIYTSGTTGRPKGCVITHGSFMYEADTVIERWEPVFHSRRGDQAATLLFLPLAHVFGRMVQVAGIRGKVKFGHQPQLNAAALLPDLAEFRPTFFLAVPYIFEKVFNAARRKAEREGRSGPFEKAVEVAIKYADAVESRAWGTGPGPSAALRMQHQLFDKLVYSKIRAAMGGRIRQAMSGGSAMDRRLGLFFAGAGVRVYEGYGLTESTAAATANPPERTRYGTVGQPIPGVTVHIADDGEIWLRGDNIFAGYLNNPKATDEALHEGWLATGDLGSLDEDGYLTITGRKKEILVTSGGKSVSPGVLEERVRDHPLVNQCILVGNDRPYIAALVTLDQEAVEHWLAMRGKPRMPPVELVRDTELETEVRRAVVAANTLVSQAESIRTFRILAQPFTEEHGLLTPSLKLKRKAIEKAYAREVEALYQA comes from the coding sequence TTGCGCGAGTTCACCAACCCTGCGTTGCCGTTGGCACCTCCGGTGGGCGGTCTGGCCGACGTGGTCTTCACGTACGCCGACGAGGACCCGTCGTACGTCGCGCTCGGCCGCAAGGACGACTCCGGCCGGTGGCGCGACGTGACCAGCGCCGAGTTCCGCGACGAGGTGCTCGCCCTCGCCAAGGGCCTGCTCGCGGGCGGGATCCGGTTCGGCGACCGGGTCGCGATCATGTCCCGCACCCGGTACGAGTGGACGCTGTTCGACTTCGCGCTGTGGACGATCGGCGCACAGGTCGTCCCCGTCTACCCCACCTCCTCCGCCGAGCAGTGCTGCTGGATGCTGTACGACGCCGAGGTGACGGCCGCGGTCGTGGAACACGAGGACCACGCGATGACCATCGCCACCGTCATCGACCGGCTGCCGGCCATGCGCCGGCTGTGGCAGCTCGACGCGGGCGCGGTGCAGGAGCTGTACGACGCCGGCGCGCACCTGGACGACGAGGTGGTGCACCGGCACCGGCAGGCGGTCACGCCCGACTCCGTGGCGACGATCATCTACACCTCGGGCACCACCGGCCGCCCCAAGGGCTGTGTGATCACGCACGGCAGCTTCATGTACGAGGCGGACACCGTCATCGAGCGCTGGGAGCCGGTGTTCCACTCCCGCCGGGGCGACCAGGCGGCGACGCTGCTGTTCCTGCCGCTCGCGCACGTCTTCGGGCGGATGGTGCAGGTCGCCGGGATCCGCGGGAAGGTGAAGTTCGGCCATCAGCCGCAGCTGAACGCGGCGGCCCTGCTGCCCGACCTGGCCGAGTTCCGGCCGACGTTCTTCCTGGCCGTGCCGTACATCTTCGAGAAGGTGTTCAACGCGGCGCGGCGCAAGGCGGAGCGGGAGGGGCGCTCGGGGCCGTTCGAGAAGGCCGTCGAGGTGGCGATCAAGTACGCGGACGCCGTCGAGTCCCGGGCCTGGGGCACCGGTCCGGGGCCGTCCGCGGCGCTGCGGATGCAGCACCAGCTCTTCGACAAACTCGTCTACTCCAAGATCCGCGCCGCGATGGGCGGCAGGATCCGGCAGGCCATGTCGGGCGGCTCGGCGATGGACCGGCGGCTCGGGCTGTTCTTCGCGGGCGCGGGCGTCCGCGTCTACGAGGGGTACGGCCTGACCGAGTCGACGGCGGCGGCCACCGCCAACCCGCCCGAGCGCACCCGCTACGGCACGGTCGGCCAGCCGATTCCCGGGGTCACCGTGCACATCGCGGACGACGGCGAGATCTGGCTGCGCGGCGACAACATCTTCGCGGGCTACCTGAACAACCCCAAGGCCACCGACGAGGCCCTGCACGAGGGCTGGCTGGCCACCGGTGACCTCGGCTCGCTGGACGAGGACGGCTATCTGACCATCACCGGGCGCAAGAAGGAGATCCTGGTGACCTCGGGCGGCAAGAGCGTCTCGCCGGGGGTGCTGGAGGAGCGGGTGCGGGACCATCCGCTGGTCAACCAGTGCATCCTCGTCGGCAACGACCGTCCGTACATCGCCGCCCTGGTCACCCTCGACCAGGAGGCCGTCGAGCACTGGCTGGCGATGCGCGGCAAGCCACGGATGCCGCCGGTGGAGCTGGTGCGCGACACGGAGCTGGAGACGGAGGTGCGGCGCGCGGTGGTCGCCGCGAACACCCTGGTCTCCCAGGCCGAGTCGATCCGCACGTTCCGGATCCTGGCGCAGCCGTTCACCGAGGAGCACGGACTGCTCACGCCGTCGCTGAAGCTGAAGCGGAAGGCGATCGAGAAGGCGTACGCGCGCGAGGTCGAGGCGCTCTACCAGGCATGA
- a CDS encoding aldo/keto reductase, translating into MPQLGFGVWQVPDDEAETAVATALEAGYRSIDTAAIYGNEEGTGRAIARSGVAREDLFVTTKLWNSDQGYESTLRAFDTSLSKLGLDYVDLYLIHWPTPKRDLYVETYKAFEKLYADGRVRAVGVSNFLPEHLERLTGETSVVPAVNQIELHPHLQQHEAREYHAERGIATEAWSPLGSGKGILEIPAIVAIAQKHDRTPAQVVLRWHLQLGNVVIPKSVTPSRIAENIDVFGFTLDAEDLAAISALNEDRRLGSHPAEFNAG; encoded by the coding sequence ATGCCCCAGCTGGGCTTCGGCGTCTGGCAGGTGCCGGACGACGAGGCCGAGACGGCGGTCGCGACGGCGCTGGAGGCCGGCTACCGCAGCATCGACACCGCGGCGATCTACGGCAACGAGGAAGGCACCGGCAGGGCCATCGCGCGCTCCGGCGTCGCCCGCGAGGACCTCTTCGTCACCACCAAGCTCTGGAACAGCGACCAGGGGTACGAGTCCACCCTGCGGGCCTTCGACACCTCCCTGTCGAAGCTCGGCCTGGACTACGTCGACCTGTACCTCATCCACTGGCCCACGCCGAAGCGCGACCTGTACGTCGAGACGTACAAGGCGTTCGAGAAGCTGTACGCGGACGGCCGGGTCCGGGCCGTCGGCGTGTCGAACTTCCTGCCCGAGCACCTGGAGCGGCTGACCGGCGAGACGTCGGTCGTGCCGGCGGTCAACCAGATCGAGCTGCACCCGCACCTGCAGCAGCACGAGGCGCGTGAGTACCACGCGGAGCGGGGCATCGCGACCGAGGCGTGGTCGCCGCTGGGTTCCGGCAAGGGCATCCTGGAGATCCCGGCGATCGTGGCGATCGCGCAGAAGCACGACCGCACCCCGGCGCAGGTCGTGCTGCGCTGGCACCTCCAGCTCGGCAACGTCGTCATCCCGAAGTCGGTGACGCCGTCCCGGATCGCGGAGAACATCGACGTCTTCGGGTTCACCCTGGACGCCGAGGACCTCGCGGCGATCAGCGCGCTGAACGAGGACCGGCGGCTGGGCTCGCACCCCGCGGAGTTCAACGCCGGCTGA